The genome window GAGCTTCTCCTGGGGCTGGTTTCACTGCTAGCTCTCACACTCAGCAACACcaataaaaatgatgataataattaaGCATAATCACAATACGTTTTTATTTATTCCCTAGAAGCCTCCTTTCCCTGGCCCCCATTATTACCTATTTCATCCTTTTGAGGGTTGGTGGGCGTTAAATGTGGCtctaataaaaagtaataactgCCCATTTCCCACCCCCACAATGCTGTCAGCCTCTCCTCAGCCCTGGGAGGCAGCTGGAGGCCGGGCGTGTGGGAGGGTGCTGGGCAGTGCATTCTCAGAGCCTGCAGGGAGACTAAGCAGGAGAGGCACACAGAAGGCAAGCCTAGGTGGGAAGCTGGGGAAGCAGCAGGGCTGGCTTTCCCTTCTGAGCCTTCCGCCTTCTCCCCAGAGGAGCATCTTCATTCCCTGTCCCCTTATGATGCCACCTCAGAAGACTGACCAAGCCAAGTTGGGCAAGTAACTTTTCATCATCACTGAGAGTATTttctaaatggttaaaaaaagaaaaagaaaaagatctttgTAAAGATTAAGACCCTGCACATAAAAATGcactataaaatggcaataggtgATATTATTAAGCTCTAGGTGATGTTTGTGTTCTTGGCTTAAGGGAATAGGTGGAATTTCAAACTTCTGGAGAAGAAGGTATGTGGGCTGGGGTCCTCCCCAGAATCTCTCAAATCCTCGAGGTCAGCCTGCCCAGCGCTGTGGGCTCCCGAAGCCTGCTCTTCCCGGTAGGAGGACGGCGGGTGATGAGTCCCTCTGGTTCCCTCTGCCCGTTTTCTGCCTGCTTTCCCTCTAGTCAGCTCGGTATCTTTGAGGCCTTCTTGAGCTCTTGATCCAGTGGAGTATGATCCGATATGCTGGCGCTCGGCCGAGCCTCCCTTCCAGCTTTTGCCTGAAATGGGGAAACCCACTCATGTGGTGCCCGTTCCCATTGTACAGAGGGGAAAACGAGGCAAAGGGGGCAGTTAGTGATGAGCCCTGGAAACTCTGAGATccaaatctcccccccccccatcgctTCCCGGCCTCCTAATATTTCCGATTGGGACAGGCCTTCAATAAGAGACCCACCCACAAGTcggagaagctttttttttttttttttttttgtatttttctgaagttggaaacggggaggcagtcagatagactcccgcatgcgcccgacctggaaccacccggcacgcccactagggggcgacgctctgcccatctggggcattgctctgttgcaaccagagccattctagcgcctgaggcagaggccatagagcaggggtccccaaactttttacacagggggccagttcactgtccctcagaccgttggagggccggactataaaaaaaactatgaacaaatccccatgcacactgcacatatcttattttaaagtaaaaaaccaaaacgggaacaaatacaatatttaaaataaagaacaagtaaatttaaatcaacaaactgaccagtatttcaatgggaactatgctcctctcactgaccaccagtgaaagaggtgccccttccggaagtgctgcgagggccggataaatggcctcagggggcccgcatgtggcccacgggccatagtttggagacccctgccatagagccatcctcggcgcctgggccaactttgctccaatggagccttggctgagggaggggaagagagagacagagaggaaggagagggggaggggtggagaagcagccaggaatcgaacccgggacttccgcacgccaggccgacgctctaccactgagcaaaccgaccagcGCCGAAGCACCGCCTTTTAAGGTGCGGACCACACGCCTCCCGGACCTCGCCCCGCCCCTCAGGGCCGCACTGCGCCTGCGCCGCGCTCCGGAGGCCTGGGGTTGGGCAGATCCCAGTTCCATGCAACTTTCAAGTGAGTTGCAAACTCCGCCCCGAGCTGGTTCCGGCGGCCTGGCGTCCAGTGACCTGAAGATTGGCACGAACCAAGGCCACGACGTGCCACCCGCGGCCCGGGATGCGCAGCGCCACCGCGGCGAGGGCCGAACTCCTGGTCCTCCGCGGCAGGAAGTGCAGGTCGGAGCCCTAACTGCCGGGCAGCGCGGCGTTACGGAAGAGCGCTCCTCCAGCGCTCCCGGTCCTCGCGCCAGCCGGCTGGTCTCCTCGCGCTGTGGAGTTAGGGGGCGGCGGGCTCTGCCTCCGCCAAGGGGCAGTACGAACGCCCATCTGGTTCCCGCACCTCCGCCTAGTGCCCCATTCCAGCCACGCGTGAGCGTCTCCCTGGGCATCTTGGTGGTCTCCCTTCGCCCCTGAGGCTGCAGGATGATGTCCTGGATGATCTGTCGCTTGGTGGTGTGAGTATGGCCGCTCTCACACCCACTCATCCCAGTTGCCAGCCCGCCCCTGGAGTGGAACCTGGGACCGTCTGGTGGGAAAGGGGACTTTCTGAGCTCCGTCAAACCAACCTCCTCAACACTTACCACAATGGTTAACGGATCTGCGGGCCTGCACGCGTCATGGGCCCCCAAACGCGGTATCGGGCCCCGCAGGCCTGTCGCCCCACCTCCTAGGTTCCTTGGCTGATAGCGACCCCTCCTGCACTCACGCACACTGCAGACAGGTGCGTGGGGTGGAGGACCACAGGCTGGCCCTAAGCCCCTTGGCAAACACGAGGTGTTGTGGCATGTTGTAGGTGGAGAATCCAGGTGCCTGCTTCCCATCTGAGCAGTCACATGACTCACCACCCTGGCTTCACCTGCCTACTCTGTCCTACTCATCACCTTTCAATATTTCAGTACCTGGCTTGACTACCCCTGTCTGAAGCCTGGCAATGTCAAGTCTGGTGGCCCTGGGCCTGATTACATTTTCTTGGGAGGGGACAGCTTGGTGCTCTCACCAGCTCAGAAGCTTGCCTCCCACCCACCTTGCTCAGTGGCTGTGTGTGCCTATGCACCCATAGTCCCTGTGCAGGCCTGGACAGGCTTGGGATGTTTGTAAACAGCAGGGTGGAGGCAGCCTCCAGGGCACTGAGTCAGATGCAGGTTGTGCCAGCCAAGCAGGAAGAACAGGGTAGGCGCTATCACCTTGAACCCGTGGGGGAGGTGGCCATCTCTATGGGGCAGAGCATGGTGACCCTCACACTTCCCCCCCTCTGCTTTTTCGTTGCTCTTCCAGGCTGGTGTTTGGGATGCTGTACCCAGCTTATGCTTCCTATAAAGCTGTGAAGACCAAGGACATTCGTGAATATGTGAGTGTGGTGGTTGGCTCCATTGGGGTGGGATGACAGCCTTGGGGGGTATGGTAGGATTTGGGGCACTGGGTAGAATGTGAACTAGCCCCCCTCCTCCAGGGGAAAAATCAGCTGGATCCTGAGCAGAGTGAGTGTGAATGGAGGATGAGCTATGGAGGTACCTGTGTAGGAGCATGTGGTTGAAACCCACTGGGGCTGGGTACAGGAATGAGTGGCAGTTTCTCAGAGGCAGTTCTCTAGGGCTGTCCAGGTGCCAGGGGAATGCAGTGAGACAGGCTCTCTGGCATCTCAGGGCTGGGTCAGACCAGGACAGGGAAGTTGGCTCTGCAGGTTTAGCCACTGGCCTCTGACCTCTCTGCCCCCTCACCCTCAGGTCCGGTGGATGATGTACTGGATCGTCTTTGCACTCTTCATGGTGGTGGAGACTTTCACAGACATCTTTATTTCCTGGTATGGGTGCAGGGCGCTGTGGGCCATGGGAGGGAATGTCCTACCCTCAAACTGGCTCTCTGACTGCCCTTGCCCTTGCACTCTTGACAGGTTCCCTTTCTACTATGAGATCAAGATGGCCTTTGTGCTATGGCTGCTCTCGCCCCACACCAAAGGGGCCAGCCTGCTTTACCGCAAGTTCATCCACCCATCCTTGTCCCACCATGAGAAGGTACCCcaggggaaggcagggagggaagcACGGTTGTGAGGGAAAGGGCCCTGGACTCAGAGTTCAGAACACTGGGGGATACCTGGGTTCTAATCCTAGTCTGGGGACTCTGACAGAGCCTAGCCTTCTTCCTCTTACGGGATAATCAAATGGAGGCAACATGTGAGTGGCCTTTTGAAAGTGTGAAAAGTCAGCTGGAAGTTGGTTtggggatgggagggggaggctggggcaTGGCTGTTCACTGAGGTGTGGGACTGGGTGGGTGAGTGAGGAGCCATGCTCTTGGTGTGGTTGCCAACCCACTGCGGATAAGGGTAGGCTGGGAGGTGTGGCACCCAATGACTTCTATAGGTCTGTGCAGGAGGAGTGACTTGGACTGTCCCCTGAGCTTTCTGTGCCCTGGTCCATAGGAGATCGATGTCTACATTGTGCAGGCCAAGGAGCGCAGCTACGAAACAATGCTCAGCTTTGGGAAGCGGGGCCTCAACATTGCTGCTACAGCCGCCATGCAGGCTGCCACCAAGGTACCCTGAGCCCCAGCCCTCCATCCGATCCCCACCGCCACCCCAGTGCCTTTTGGGCAAGTCCAGCTCTCTGTCAGTGAGCCGAGAGATAACAGCTGTCCATTCCAGGGAACGTGGGTGAGAGGTGACAGGTGGGGTGTTGGCAGGAGCATGGAGCTGGCTCTGACACTGACTGTGAGCAGCTGCTCCTGCTCTGTGGGCTTTAGTTTCCTGTTGAGGCCACAAAAATCTGGGACTAGAAGGTTGCTGAGTCACGTTCATTTGTGAGGCCTTTGCCCAAGTGATTACCTGCCCGTTAGCCCTTGACTTCTCTGAGCCGCCCTGGCTAAGGCTTCTTCCTGCTAGGAGTCCTGCCTCCTCCTACAGGTGCTACAAGGCTCCCCCTTCCTTGCAGGGTCAGGGTGCGCTGGCTGGAAGGCTGCGCAGCTTCTCCATGCAGGACCTGCGCTCCATTCCCGACACCGCTGCCCCCACCTACCAGGATCCCCTCTACTTGGAGGACCAGATGCCCTGCCACAGACCACCAATCGGTGAGTGGGCACAGGGACCCAGAACTTCCCAAGAGAACTGGCTTCCTTCATGCAAGCTGTGGCTTCCCCCAGGGCTTAGCCCCCGGCTTTCAGACTGGCCTTCCTCTTCTCCACGCAGGGTACAGAGCACGGGGCCCTCAGGACACTGACACTGAGGATGAGTGTTGGTCAGATACAGAGGCAGTGCCCCAATCACCACCCCGGTCCCGAGAGAAGCCTCTGAGCCGCAGCCAGAGCCTGCGTGTGGTCAAGAGGAAACCACTGGTGCGAGAGGTTGGTGGCAAAAAAGGCAAAAGGGAGGTGGGCAGTGTGGCACTTTAGCCTGGACCTCTCATGGTGTGCCTACTCTCTCTCCCACAGCGCACCTCAGTTTCCCTGAAGGTCCGGACAAGGAAAAAGACTGTGCCCTCAGACATGGGCAGCTAGGTCTGCAGAGCCTGCCCAGTTTTACCTTGTGccctgcagggtgctgggggcgTTTGGAGAGGCCCTCTCGCTGCACCAGCTGCCCAGGCTCTGCCCTCTTTGCTCTTGCTGTCAGTTAAGGGCCCCTTAACCTGCAGGTGCCACCAGGGCTATGCACAGGGATGACCTGAAATGTACCAAAGCCAGCTGGGCCCAGGGTtctatttattgtctttttcatgCCTCTGCATTCTCAGGGATGGGACCAGAGCCCTCCTCAGATCCCTGCGAGTGAAACCAAAGCCCACCTAGATGTGTTTATTCCTTCCTGTCCTTCAAAGTACTTGACAGCCTTCTGCAAGGCCTTGTGTGTGATTCCTGGTTGTGTGTTTTGTGTTGGTGAATGAGGCCAGGTTTGTGCAAGttttgataaataaatacattgaagtgttctgtttttcctgttttttagCCCCAGCCCTCACAGCACACATTAAACAGCTTAGAATGGGGGCTGAAAGACAGACAGTCAAAGGGGTTCAGTCTTTTGGGGGAGACAACCATTGAAAAATAACTGTGATGTGGCAAGTGCTGTCACAGAAAACTTCTGAGGACCCTAGAGAACATACAGGAGACTGGGGGACTAGCTCTGAGAGGTCAGAGCCTAAGAAGACTGTGGTCAAGAGGAAGTGGGACTGGCCTTTCCCTGAAGGTGCACTGTATGGCAGGTAGAGAAACCAGGGGGAGCATAGGTGTGGAGGGGGTTTGGGGAGCACAGTGTTCCCATGGGAATTAGCTGGAGCTATGCACAGAATACACCTGGTAAGTCTCACTTCTTCCAGGCGCTTGCTGGGGGTCTCTAGAAGCTGAGTGGCATTGAATTTCTATAAACACTCAGGTAACATGGGAAACATTGCACCTCCGCAGACTGGCCGCGAGGGGGCAGCAGCTGCCAGGGTCTGGGCTGCCCCCAGCTTCCAGGTCAAGGAGGGTGGGGCTCAGAGAGAGGCTGGCCAGAGCCATGCCCTGCAGGGGCCTGGTCGCTGGTTGGCTGGAGGGACCATGCAGAACTCTGCCCTGGCTTTCGATGGCCCTCCCTGCTGTTCATGGTCATTGGTCCTCAGCCTGCCCCAACCATAGCGTCGCTGATGTTGTCCAGCCACTCAGGCTCTGTGCCTGGGCTTGCTCCACTCCATCTCCTACCCTAGCCCTGGGGCAGCCGGTCAGGCtctgccctctcctgcccctggATGCTGGTCTCTGCCATGCCCCGCTCCCACCCCCAtgtctgcttttcttttcctcttttgattaagcaaagaaatagGTAAGAGTGTTGAgtgggaagaggggaggtagGGTGGTAACCCAGAGTGATCTGAGGAGTGTGGATTAATTCTTGGTGTGGGATTATCCAGGTTTTATTTGGGGGAGGCACTTAATCTGTGGGGGTGGAGTTTAGCTCCTCACATCTTGGTGTTCAGTGACTTCCTATCTTGGCATTCCCTTGCATTATGCCttatctcttcatttattcattaaaaaaaaaatttactgagcaTATTTACCAGATACCAGGCATATTGCCAGATACTGGGGATGCAAAGTCTAGTACTGGCTCACACCTGAAGTGTGACCACCCCAGCAGGTGCTGCTCTAAGCCCCTGATAAACTAATTTAGTCCTCACAGTAATCTCACGAGGTATGTACTATTGTtataatctccattttacaaataggaAACCATGCATTTAGAGGGCAAGTAATTTGCCTgcagtcacacagccagtaagtggcagaatTGGGCTTTGaaccaggcagtctgactccagagtcagTGTACTTAAATACTATGTAGGACTAAAGTAAATGAGATGTTTCTTGCCTGGGAGGCAAGGAGGAGACTAGGATGTGTTAAGCATTGGTGTGCACATGACCTTGTTCTGGGCGCTTGACAGAGATGATTTCCTTGAATCCTCCCTACAAGCCTGAAGTAGTAGGTTATGCCCATCTTACAAATGGAGAAACCAAGACTCAGAAAAGTGAAGCAGCTGCCCGTGGATGGGAGTCCCATCTCCTGATGCTAGCCTGCCAGCAGGACCCACACCCCTGAACTGAGGGAACAGAACAGAAGAGCGTGTGGTGAACAGCAAAATTAAGCAAAAACTCCAAGGGAAATGGaacagggttggggggggggcgtcTGAACTTGTGGGATGTGAGGGTGCTTTCAGGGGAGCTGGGCTGCACCTGCCTTCATTCCTAGGATGGGGCCTTAGAGTGAGCAGCAGAGTCACTTGTGCCCCTGGGTGAATTGGTGACACTGTCTCAGGTCCATGGTCCCCACCTTAACCCACAGCCTCCTCCCTGGCCCTGTGGCCCCACAACCCCTGCCGGCAGCCGCGCTGCTCCTATTTCTGTCTCCTGGGCATGTCACATTCTttccagcatcagcccccaggcctgtgctccagctgggtGAATCTCTGGCCCTCCAAACAGCCTTTTTTCCCCGGCCTATCCTGACCTTCCTTGAGACCTTCTTTTTCCAAGAAGCCTTTCCTGACTTGCaaatccctcctccagctcctAAGGTTCCTGATCTCTGGTCTGCTCATCCCATCCTAGGCACAGGATGTCATGGGCTGTGCTGGTGTGCTGGTCActcccccctgccctcccttcccagCTGGCCTCCGACACCCATATTGCTTCATGTTCCCTACCTCTTTCAACCTGGATTGTTACATGGCTCCATGCTGTTCCCCTGACATGCTCTTCCTCCCTAACCCCACTCACTGTCTTACTGCTATTTGCCCTTGGAAGCGCTCAGACCTCCCCTCCCCTAGGAAGCCCTCTGCAGGCACTCCCCCGGCCCCCTTGGAGTTGAGTGCTCATCCTGACCCCACCATCTCTGGTCTTGTATTGACTTCCGTTTTTGCCTTgagcacattttattttctttcccactGCATTGTGACTTCATAAAGAACAGACCAGCATCTTATTCACTTCTGTATCCCAGGAACAAATGGTATTTTAGCCAAAGTGAAATATTGTCATTCACCTGAAGGCCCATTTATTCTCTGTTGTCTGAGCTTAGGTGTCACCTTCTCTGTGTAGCTCCCCCAACTTTCCCAAGAGCAACTTGTAATCATTAACACAAGGACCGACTCCAGTAGTCACCGTGAGTTCTTAGCACAGGGCTTGACACCTAGGGGCCTCAGCGAATGTTTGCTGGGAAAGGGGCATGTGACTGACTGAGAACAAGCTCCTCAAGTGTGAGGATGGCCTTGCTTTCATCTTTATGCCCAACATCTCCTTGGTGCCCATCACAGAGTCTTGAAAATGGCAgggtcttggccctggcagggtgTCTCAGAGGGGAAAGAGTTGTCCCggtgcactgaggtcacaggttcaatccccagacagggtacatacgagaagcaatcaatgagtacacactaAATGgaaaactaagtgaaacagtgagttgatgcttctctctctcaaaccaatggaaaagttaaaaaaagaaaaaagagagaaaatgccaGGGTCTCTGTGATGCATGTTTGGCTGCTGCAGTTGTGTGGGTCCCAAGACATCTTGGGactgagggggaggggtaaagagaaCCCCAGGTTCTGGGGCACTTCTGGCCAAGCACACAAGTGCTCCTAAGACTGGGGCATTGGGTGTGGGCTGGACTTCCCTCAGAGCCCGCCCTGTTTCCTCTGAGCATCGGTAGACTGCCAGCAGTGACTTCTTCCACTTGGGGTTCCTGGCCATCTCTAGCCTGGCCCCTAGGGAAAGGCTAGGCTGTGCTGGCCTCCCCAAGACTTGCAGCCTTCCATGTCCACCGGGATTAGGATTGGGTTGCCCTTTCAACTGGCCTGAAGCACGATGTGCCAGGCTTCATGCTGGGCACCAGCTGGGAGGATGAAGCAGCAGAGTTCAGCCTCTTCAAAAATACATACCTCTGCTAGGCCAGgtaccagccctgcctgatttGTGCCCTGGTCTTACTCCTTGGCCTGCCCATCCACCTTGCCTGCCTGTGATGGCCTCCTCCACTGCCTCCAAGTCCCTGGTGCAGGtggtcctccctcccctcctccccactgcctCAACAGCCCTTCCACCTTTCAGGTGGCCcctctatctccctgcctctcagcccCTCTCTCCGCTTGTAGCACCCGGCTTGTCCAGGTCCCCCTTCCCCGACTCTGGCTCCACTGCTGTATTTTTAGCTGCCCCTCTAGGTGGTGGCAGCATAGTTAGAGTTAGCCCCTTCTTTCAGCACATCCTGGGCTTGGGAGTTGATTAGTGGCATCTCCCGGATTAGTGGCAGCTTGGCCTGACTCTCCGGggctccttcccctgcccccgcCTGCTGCCCTCCCCTGGGCAGGGAGCTACTCTACCAGAGGGGCACTGTGCTTGCCCAGGTAAGGGACTCTTGGGACAGCGTGAGAGAGCTGGCTCATGAGTCCTGCTGCGCTTGTGAGCGTGAATGTCTGTCTCAGTGTGGGGAGTCCTGGCTGGCACTGCCCCACCTTTGAGAGGGTCAAGGAGATGAGCACTCTGGTGCTTGCCCTTGGTTCCCTGTCCAGTACCAGGGACTGCGATGCCCAATAGCTGGGGAAGGGGCAGAAGCCCGGCGAGAGGATGATGCCTGCTACCCAAGCTATCCTGGGGGCTGGAGCTGGGGTTGCTGGTGGAAGGTCTTGGGGTAGGGCGGAATGAGGTAGCTTTCTCTGCCAGATGATAAGATTGCCctgaggggaggtgggggaagggagagggatgttGGGGAGGCAAAGACTGAGAAGAGGAATTAGGTCAGggatgtgggtgggtgggtgtgaggGGACACCGGCATCTATCTGCTGCAGAGCTTCCTCCTGGTTCTGAAAGCATCTCCacacttcccttcctctcccctccccccaggtccGGGGAGAATTTGCCCCggtattccccctcccccatgccccCGCCCCAGGCGTTGCcacaggggttgggggtggggtgggggggaagccAGCCTCAGCTGTCAGAAGGATGGAGGGGCTGGGGAAGTAGGGCTAGGTGCCCAGACGGCCGCGTGTGTGGGAGGGGATGTCCTCAGATGCCCTCCACCCGGCGGCAGTCCCCGCTCTGACGTGGGtacccccccctctcccctcccggATTAGTGGCAGCTTGGCCTGACTCTCCGGGGCTCCTTCCCCCGCCCCCGCCTGCTGCCCTCCCCTGGGCAGGGGGCTACTCTGCCAGAGGGGCACTGTGCTTGCCCAGGTAAGGGACTCTTGGGACAGCGTGAGAGCAGCTGGCTCATGAGTCCTGCTGCGCTTGTGAGCGTGAATGTCtgtctcagtgtgtgtgtgtgcctgtcaGCGTGTGAGGGGTTGCTGTGAGCCGGGTGGGCCCACGCGTGTCTGGGGGTGCTGGTCAGCTTGCCTTTGTCCACGAATCCAGCACTGTGTTCACGCATTGTGTGGCTTTCCTTCTGTGTTTGTGTCTTTTGTGTGTCTCCTCAGCTCTGCTCTGTCCTCAGGCTCAGAGGAGCCGGCTACCAGGGCTCTGTGGGCCTGTGGCATGGGCTGTGGAGCAGGATGGGGAGCTGGCCAAGGGTGGGAAggggctcctcccccccccaccccatgacCCCTGGGCATTTCAAGAGCCTGTCCTGAAAGGTTGGGGGTCTAATCCAGAGAATGACCTGACAAAGCAGACATGGcaactggggtggggtggagggaggtgtcTGTCCCTGCTCCCCTGGGAGAGTCCCCATCCCCTTTGGGGCTGACAGAGACAGGCCCTTAGGACCCCTGACAACCCAGGCTctcaccctgccctgcccagcctctTCTAGGTCCCGAGCCAcaggaatccccccccccccactctcctaCAAGCTGCTGCCAGAGGATGCAGATGGGGACCACAGGCACACCCCAGGCCCAGCTGCACCCTGGAGCCACCTTGGGAGTGGGAGGCTGGGTCTTGGGGTCTTGGGATTGCAGTCTGAGGTAGACCCTCCACAATCATTGCCCCTGGCACACTCAGGTCTGGCCACCCCTCAGGGTAactggggggaggaagggagtgtTAATAACTCAGTCAAGTAAACAACCCCTACCAGCTTGCCCAGCCACAGAACTGGTCTCTGGGGGGAGGCGAAGGGGCAGAAGGAATCCATGCCAACCTGACCCAAGTCCTGCCTAGGGCCAGCCCCTTCAGGCCTCCTCTCCTCCTgacccctcttcttcccctcagCTGGTGAAAGGACCCCCTGCTTCCCCTCCAGTCTCCTGGAAGGAAGGCTCCCTCCTGGCTCTTCATGGCTCTCCTCTCCAGGGACTGTGGTGTGACCTGGGGCCCAGCTGGGCATCTGAGAACTCATCCTTTCGCtgggatggggtgggtggggtgctgctgcctctgtcaCTGGCTGGGTGAAGGCAGGCCAAGGATGGCTTCCACAAGGAGGCAGGGGAATCTCGGGGTGGGAGCCCGAGGGGAAGGGAAGCGCCCTTTGGGCGTGTgggtttctgtgtgtgtctgaatctgtctgtgtgtgtttgaatCTGTCTGTTTGTGTCTGTGCTCTGGAACCACCCCCGCAGAGGAGCCAGGATGCTTCCTCGGGTGGAGGGTGCCCTGCTTTcccatttcctctcctctctgttccctcCCAGGAGCCACTCCCATGGGCTCCTCTCCAGTGCTGGGCCTGGAAGCACTAGGAACAGGGATGAGGCAGACCCCCAGAATGTGAGGCTGAAGCAGGTGGTGGCACTCTCTGGTCCCACCTGGTCTCCAGACACTTGGTGAAAAACAAGGTTCTTATAGCAGGGATAGACTAGAGCCTGGGTCCTTCAGAACTGCTAACAACGGAAACTGCCATTGGGCCCTGGGAGGGGACTTGGGTCAGAAGGTTAGGAGCTGCTTGACCAGGTGAGGAGAAGGCAGGGCAGACACAGCCAGCCAGGTGTGCCCATGTG of Saccopteryx bilineata isolate mSacBil1 chromosome 1, mSacBil1_pri_phased_curated, whole genome shotgun sequence contains these proteins:
- the REEP4 gene encoding receptor expression-enhancing protein 4, translating into MMSWMICRLVVLVFGMLYPAYASYKAVKTKDIREYVRWMMYWIVFALFMVVETFTDIFISWFPFYYEIKMAFVLWLLSPHTKGASLLYRKFIHPSLSHHEKEIDVYIVQAKERSYETMLSFGKRGLNIAATAAMQAATKGQGALAGRLRSFSMQDLRSIPDTAAPTYQDPLYLEDQMPCHRPPIGYRARGPQDTDTEDECWSDTEAVPQSPPRSREKPLSRSQSLRVVKRKPLVRERTSVSLKVRTRKKTVPSDMGS